The nucleotide window GAACTCGGCGTACAGTTCGTACAGCCGGTCGTAGAGGTCCATGGGTGCGGTTCGGGGGCGTCTGGAATAAAACCAGACAACCTATGGGGGAAGTCCCGTTTGTAGTGGGGAGTCCCTCCCTTCGCGCTCGCCGTCGACGAACGCTCCGGGTGGGGCGGCCTCCGCGAACCCGGTCGATGCGTGTGACTGTCCCACACTTATTGGCCCCCCTGTCGAACACGTTCCCATGGCAAACGAGCGCGCCCGGACGGGGGGGTCGACCGATACGACCGCGATCCCTCACTGGTACGACCCGGACAGTTCCGTCCCGACGATCGTCGAGGGCGAGGACGCGACCGTCTTCGACGACTCGGGGACCGCGTACCTGGACTTCCAGTCGCAACTGTACTGCGTCAACGCCGGCCACAGCAACGAGGCGATCGTCGAGGCGATGACCGAGCAGGCCCGCCGGATCCCCTACGTCTCCTCGGCGAAGCACAACGACACGCGCTCGGCGCTCGCGGGGCGGCTCGGCGAGATCGCCCCCGGGTCGCTCTCGGACGTCTACTTCGCCATCTCGGGGAGCGAGGCGAACGAGACCGCCGCCCAGATCGCCCGGGTGGTCAAGGACGCGCCGAAGGTGCTCACCCGCTGGCAGTCCTACCACGGGGGGACGGCCGGCGCGGGGAGCCTCACCGGCGACCCGGACACGCGCGCGACGCTGGAGCGCCACGCCGCGACCACCGGCGCGGGCAAGTTCCTGCCGCCGCTGCCCGAGTGTTTTGACGCCGACTCGCCGGAGGACCTGGCCGAACAGGCCGCCGACCACGTCGAGTTCGTCATCCGGAACGAGGGCGCCGACTCGGTCGCCGCCATCCTGATGGAGCCGATCGCCGGGACGAGCGGCGCGTACACCGCGCCGCCGGGCTACTTCGAGCGGCTCCGGGAGATCTGTGACGAGTACGACGTGCTGCTCATCTCGGACGAGGTCATCGCCGGGTTCGGCCGCTGCGGCGAGTGGTTCGGCATCGATACGGAGGGCGTGGACCCGGACATGATCACCTTCGCGAAGGGGGTGACGAGCGCGTACGTCCCGCTGGCGGGCGTCGTCGTCGACGAGGGTATCGGCGAGACCGTTCGCGCCGACTCGTTCGACCTCGGCCAGACGTTCGCCGGCCACCCGGTCGGCTGTGCCGCTGGACTGGCGGCCATCGAGGAGTACGAGGGCGGACTCATCGACAACGTCGCCGAGGTGGGGCCGCACCTGGAGTCCAGACTCCGGGACCTCGAGGACGAGTACGACGTCGTCGACACGGTTCGGGGGCGGGGGCTGCTGTGGAGCGTCGTCTTCGCGGACTCCGAGTCGGGCGAGCCGTTGTTCGACCCCCTGGGAACCGAGGAGGGGGAGAACCCGGTCGCAGCCGTACGGTCGGCGGCACAGGAGCAGGGCACCCTGTTCGGGGCCGGCCGCCCCGACGTCCAGGTGATCGTCAGCCCGCCGCTGTGCGTCACCGAGGCGGAGATCGACGAGGCGGTCGACGCGCTCTCGGCGGGTATCGAGGAGACGTTCGGCGGATAGCCGCGATCGCTGGCGACCGGATCGTTCAGACGGAAGATCGGCGCTAGGAGTTCGCTGACTATCGTCTACTCGAAGCGGTCCACTTTCGCTCGTACACGGCGTGAGACGGGGGGTCGAAAAATACCGATCGAACCCCGCCCGTACTGCTCGGTGCTCCCCGTTCTCGGCTCAGGCGACCGCGGTCGCCATGGCCGAGAGTTTGAGCTGGGAGCCATCCGCGCCGGCCGCCCACCCGGTCGAGGACTGACGGCGGTTGTAGGCGGCGGTCGTGCGGAAGCGCTTGACGACTGTCGATGCGGTCCGTCGGGTCAGGATAGTACTCGCCATAGAGTAAACTCGGTTCCCGCCCGTCGTAAGGGTTGCGCGGGATGGAATCACAAATCATCGGGAAGCGCTGCCAACATGGTGCTGAACCAGTATCATCCAACTTACCGAGATTTCGGTACTACTAGAGGGGAGACCCTGTTGAGTAGCGTCTGAAGCCAAGTCGTGTCGATGACTCGGGTTCACCGACCCGGTGGCACGGACGGGTGAAGGACCGATCAGTGCAACGGAGGCCCGGATCACTCAGCGAAGGGAGTTACCTGCTGTCCCACGGTCGTGGTATCACGACTCTCGGAACGCCTTTACGTGTACTCCCTGTACGTTTATTTGCAAATGGCGAACGGAAAAGTTGATTTCTTCAACGACACTGGCGGCTACGGTTTCATCTCCACCGAGGATGCTGACGACGACGTTTTCTTCCACATGGAGGATGTCGGCGGCGAGGATCTGACGGAAGGCACTGAGATCGAATTCGACATCGAACAGGCCCCCAAAGGCCCGCGCGCGACGAACGTCGTCCGCAACTAAACCACCGACTTCAGACGCCGCCACACGGCGGCACTGGACGACGGCTTCATTCTTCCAACACCACCATTCCCGAGCGACGCGACGGTTGCAAGTCCATCGAATAGCTGAATTAGTCGTCCCCGTCCGGCGGGTATCCGGAGTCCGGTCCCTCTCGACCGGGTATACCCCGCCCGGGTCCGGCGGGTACCGCGTTTCGGAGGTGCCGGTGGTTCACACGCGAAGACGGTCGTCGGCGTCGTCGGTATCGTCGGGGTCCCCGGTCGTGGTGACGTCGTCCGAGGGGACGTGCTCGGGGAGACAGACGATGTTCTCCCTGCCGACCTGCAGGCGCACGACCTGGCCGTCGTTCTCCATCTCCTGGAGGATGCGACTGATCGTTGAGCTCGACAGGTCGGTGAACTCGGTGAACTCCTTCTGTGGGAGCGTGCCACCCTCGTCCTCGACGAGTCCGGTGAAGAACTCGTCCGGCTGAAGGTCCACCTCCGTGAGGAAGTGTCGTCGACTGGATAGCTCGCTGGGGTCGTAGTCCGGAAGGCCCCCGTCCGACTCGGCGTCCGTCGTTTCGGACGGGAGTTCCTCGCGTTCGGTCGGTTCCGCCGCGTGCTCGGAGGGCTCGGACCCCGTCTCCCCTAGTTTGGTAACGACTCGCCGAACACGCTGTCGAAGTTCGCTCAATTCGGGACCCAACCTACCGTCGTTTGGCGATATCCACCCTTGAACGTGCGTCCTAATCTATTAGGGATGCCGGCGTCGGCGCTTACGACGGGAAAGCGAACCCTACTACGTTGATGACGGGGAACGCCCGAAGTGCTCGAAGAGGGGCGTGGTACTGGCATCGCACTCACGTTCGAACGAACCGGTGGATAAATCGAACACGGTGATGGAGTCGCTACCCGTGGGTGGATGGAGTCCGAGTGACGTGCCCGAGTTCTTGTCCGTGCGTCTTCAGCGCGGGATCAAGGGGTAGATTCGGTCTTCGACTTTCTGGGAGACGCCGGGAGGAGTCCGAGAGCAGCTGTGGTACACCCGCCAGTACCACTCCGGTTCGGGAGATTCGCTCTAGTTCCGGTAGCTGCGACCTCCTTCGGCCGACGTCCTCACGAGGTCGGGGGTTCTCTCACCGAGTCGTCCTCGACGAACACGTGACCATCGCTCGACACGGTGACCCAGCAACCGCTGTACTCGAAGGATATCTCGCCGGCACACCTCATTCCGCCCTCCCCCGTAAAGAGCACGTCCAGCGCGTCCGGGTCGAGCACTTCGTACAGCGGGGGGTCGAGCGAGAGGGCCTCCGTCCCCTTGTGCCGCGCCACGCTTTCGACGACCGAGTAGCTCAGGGACTCCGCGTCCGCCTGCGTTTCCGTTGAGGGACCTTTCACTGCCCCTATAAAAGGTGCTTCGCGGGATAAGCGTCTCGCACGACCCGTGTCGATGCTGTTCGAACCCGTCGATCGACTCGAAACTCCGTCCCGGGAGCGGAGGTCCGCCAGGACACGTCCGACGAACTGCCACTCGGTCGGTGGCGGTCGGGGCGCTCGTACTCAGACGACGTGGTTCGCGAGCGTCTCGTTCGCGTCGAGTCGGCGGACGTTCTCGCGGACGAGGGCTCCGACGCGTCGGTAGTACTCGCGGTTGGCGGCGGCGGCGTGGGGGGTTACGATCACGTTCTCGCGCTCCCAGAACTCCGACCGGTCGGGCAGGGGCTCCGTCTCGAAGACGTCGAGAGCCGCCCCGGCGAGTTCGTCGTCGCGTAGCGCGTCCAGGAGCGCCGAGTCGTCGACGACGCCGCCGCGCGAGACGTTCAGGAGGTACGCGTCCTCGCGCATCACCCCGAACTCGTCGGCACCGATCGACCCCTCCGTCCGGTCCGTGAGCGGCACTGCGACCGCGACGAACCGGACGTCCGCTATCGCCTCCTGTAGCTCGCCCGGGGTGTACACCCGCGAGATGTGTTCGACCGGGGTGGGCGTTCGCTTGACCCCGACGACGTCGACCCCGAGCGCGTCGGCACGCCTGGCGATCCCCTGTCCGAGCGTTCCCAACCCGACGACGCACAGCGATTCGCCGGGCAAGGTGAACGGCGCATCCCACGGCGGGAACTGCCACTCGCGTCGGCGTTCGTTGTCCCGGTGGACGTGCAGGCGACGGGCGAACTGGAGCATGTACCCGACGACGGTCTCGCCGACGCTGTCCCCGTGTATCCCGGTGCTGCTCGTGAGCGCGATGCCCCGTCGCTCCAGCCGATCGAACGGGAAGCGATCGACCCCGGACTGGATCGAGTGGATCCAGTCGAGATCCGCGTCGAGGAACGACTCGTCGTAGGAGAACGTCACGAGCGCGTCGCACTCGTCGAGGTCGGCCGCCGTCTCGACGATCTCGACCGTCGGCTCGACGTCCGAGAGCGCGTCGCGAAGGACGGACGGGGGGAACAACACGTCGACGGACGTGTGGACACCGATTCGGGAGAGCATGTGGCTACGTCCTGCCGCCCCCCACATAAACTGAACCCGTGGTTCCCGGATTGCCCCTCCCTGCGCCGGTCGGCCCACCGCTGGCGGCTCGAATCCGACAGCGAAGCGCCGGCGACACCGCGACCGCACGCCGCCGAACACGCGTATAGAACCGGAGCAGCCAGTTCCGGGTCACTTCGGAGTGACCGTTCTCACGTGGACGCGAGAGACTGGTCGAGGAGCGTCGGCTCTCGTTCGTGGCCGTCAGGGATGGTGAAGTAGAACGCGGCCCCCTCGCTGTGATCGGATTCGACCCACATCTTCCCGCCGTGACGCTCGACGATCCGCTCGCAGAGCGCGAGCCCGATCCCGACCGTGTCGGTCTCCAGCTCCTCGTCACGGTGGAGTTGCTGGAACACCTCGAAGATACGACCGTGGTACTCGGGGGCGATTCCGATCCCGTCGTCGGTCACCGAGAACCGCCACGTGTCGTCCACACGTTCGGCGCTCACGTGTACCGTCGGGGACTCCTCCCCGCTGTGTTTCACGGCGTTCGAGAGGAGGTTCTGGAACACCAGTGCGAGCTGAGCGGAATCCCCGGAAACCGTCGGTAGCTCGTCGGCGGTGATCGTCGTCCCCGTCTCCTCGATCAACAGGCGGAGGTTCTCACGGATGTCCCGGAGGACAGCGCCGGTGTCCGTCGGCTCCAGGGGATCGCCGCTGTTGGTCACACGCGAGTACTCGAGGAGGCGCTCCACCATGACCCGCATCCGATCGGCACCGCCGACCGCGAACCCGATGAACTCGCGCGCCTCCTCGTCGAGTTCGTCCTCGTATCGGTTCTCAAGCAGCTGGAGGTAGCTCGACACCATCCGGAGGGGTTCCTGGAGGTCGTGGGAAGCGGCGTAGGCGAACTGTTCGAGGCGTTCGTTGGACTTTCGGAGCTGTTCCACCGTCTCGCGGAGGTCGCGCTCACGGGTCTTCGCGCGTGCGTTGTAGACGCCGGCGACGAACCCGGCGACGCTCCCGAGCGCCGTGAGGATGAGCACGTTCGTGACGAGGTTCGTGAGATCGGCGGCCAGCGCGGTGAGGAGGAGGACCCCGAGGACGACCCCGATACCGCCGAGACACCACCTGGCGACCGTGGGGAACAGCTCGGGGCGGATCTCGGTCCGGGGCAGGCGGTAGCAGCCGTAGAGGAGAACGAGACCGGGGCCGCCGACCAGAACGCCGACGACGAGATGGAACGTGAGCGACGGGGTCACGGCTCCCGGTACGATCGGGTATCCGGCCGCAAGTACGACGTAGAACCCGCCGAGCGCCCCGACGAGACGTCGCCCGCCGACCGCAGGGAGAAGTCGATTCGACGGAGCCATTGCATCCACCTCGAATCCGATTACTATCAGGGTAGCGATGGAGTGTGAACGCCCGAACAGGTCGAATCGTTCAGTGCCGGCAACCGGATCCCGAATTACCCCCGACGTTCCGATACGAACACGAGTACCGCACCTGCAAAAAATGAGGATATAAACATTCCCACCGCCTAGTCGAGGTAGGGTGATGCTAGTTGCGTTCGCTGAGTAAGTCCACGCTTCTCGACGACCTCGACGATCTGTTCTTCGTCTTCGACGAGAGGGGAACGTGCGTCGAGTGGAACCGGGCAACAGTGGACGTGACAGGCTACGCCGACGGGGAGCTCGCGGACATGACCCCCGACGAGTTCTTCGAGGGGGACGACGTCGACAGGGTGCTGGACGCGGTCGCGGAGGTCCTCGAAACCGGCGGGGCGACAGTGGAGGCGAAGCTCGTCACCGTCGACGGCGAGCGGATCCCGTACGAGTTCAAGATCCGCCACCTCTCCCGCGACGACGGATCGGACGTGTTCGCCGGGGTCGGTCGTGACGTGACCGAACGTCACCGCCAGCGGAAGGAGATCGAGAACCGGATGCGCGTGCTCCGCGAGATGTACGAGATCATCGCGGATCGCCATCGGCCGTTCACCGAACAGGTCGAGGCGCTCCTCGAGCTCGGACGAGCGGAACTCGACACCGAGTACGGCTCGCTCTCCGAGATACGGGGCGACGACTACGTCTTCGAGGTGGTGGATGCGGACGGCGACGAGATCGAACCGGGCGACGTCGTGCCGCTGTCGGCGACGAACTGCGAGATCGCGGCCAGCAACGAACGGACGCTCGTCCTACGGGACGTCGCGAGGGACGCGCCGACGGAAACCGATCGACTCGGCTACACGGACTGGGGGGTCTCGTGTTACATCGGTGCGCCGGTCTTCGTCGACGAGGAGGTGTACGGGACGTTCTGTTTCTACGACACCGAGCCGCGGGACGGCCAGTTCACGGAGTGGGAGGTGACGTTCGTCGAACTCATGAGCCGGTGGGTGAGTTACGAACTCCAACGCCAGCAGGCGAACGAACGGCTTCGACGCCAGAACGAGAAGCTGGAGCGGTTCGCGGCGATCGTGTCCCACGACCTCCGAAACCCGCTGAACGTCCTCGAGGGGCGGCTCGAGTTGGTCGAGGAGACGGGGGATCCGGTCCACTTCGAGCACTGCCACTGGGCCGTCGAACGGATGAACACGCTCATCGGCGACCTGCTGACGCTGGCCCGTGCAGGAGCGGTGATCGACGAGACGGAGTTCGTCGAACTCGAATCGATCGTCAAACGGTGCTGGGGGAACGTCCCGGCGACCGAGGCCACGCTTCGAGTCGAGACCGAGCGGACGATACGGGCCGACGGGACGCGGCTCCAGCAACTGCTGGAGAACCTGATTCGAAACGCGGTCGAACACGTCGGTGACACGGTGACGGTCACGGTCGGCGACCTCCCCGACGGCTTCTACGTCGCCGACGATGGACCGGGGATCCCGCCCGAGGAACGGGAACGCGCGTTCGAGAGCGGTTACACCACCCTGTCGGACGGAACCGGGTTCGGGCTCCCCATCGTCCGGGAGATCGCCGAGGCCCACGGCTGGACCGTTCGACTCACCGACGGCCCCGAGGGCGGGGCACGCTTCGAGTTCACGGGGGTTTCGACGTAGGCGAGGCGATCCTAATAGCTCACCGCCGTTTGCGAGGGCTCGTTCGCTCCCGGCTCACTCGCCCTCGCTCCGATCACAGGCAGCTCGCCTGCAAGCTCGCCGCCCACCTTCGAGACCTCGCTCACTCCGTTCGCTCGCCATCGCTGCCCCCGAACGTGACGCCCTCCTGCGAATCGGCCTGCATCCGACGCAGCGCCGCGGCGGCCTGGCTCGCGTCGTAGCCGAAGAACACCTCGTTCGCGTACGCCTCGGCGACCTCTGTCGCGTGGATCAGGCTGTCGATGTCGACGTTGACGGCGTACAGTTCGACCGAGAACGGCGTGTCGAGCCCGTCCAGCCGGCTCACGAACCCCTTGGCGATGGTCTCCAGCCAGTACGTCGTCCCGTAGTGGGTGTCGTACAGCGGGACGACGAACTCGTCGACGTGCTCGGCGAGCGCGTCGACGTCGAGGCCGGCGCGCTCGTGGAGGTGCCCCGGGTACGGGTCGGGGTACAGCGTGAGGTACGCGCGACCAGGGATCCGCTCGGCCGCCTCGGCGACGAAGTCGGTGATGACCTCCGCGCGCCACTCGGCCCAGTCGTCGTAGTCGCTGGCGTCGAACAGTTCGGTACAGCGATCGCACCGGCAGTACCCCTGGCGCGGGAACCCCACGTCGTCGAGGCGGACGTCGCCGTTCACGTCGGCGCAGTCCTCGACGATCTCGAGGAGGCCGCGGCGGTAGTCCTCGTGGGTCGGACAGACGTACGCCCAGTCGAAGTACGTGCGGTCGCGGGTCGCGGGGGCGCCCGCCTCGTCGACCGGGACGAGTTCGGGGTTTGACTCGGCGGCCGCGTTGTCGCCGAAGCAGGACACCATGTTCACCGCGTTCTCCAGCGGTTCGGCCGAGCGCCCGGTGACGTCCTTCACCTCGTAGAAGCCGCGGTCGAACTCCGGCCAGGCGACCTCCTCGGCGTTCCGTGTGACGACCCCGTAGTCGGTCATTGCACGGGGATAGACCGGGTGTGTGGGTAAGTCTCTCGGAAGATCCTGTTGGAATCCTCTCGTTCAGACACAACACAGCGTGACTATTCGGGTCGTAA belongs to Halorarum halophilum and includes:
- a CDS encoding alpha-amylase family protein, which codes for MTDYGVVTRNAEEVAWPEFDRGFYEVKDVTGRSAEPLENAVNMVSCFGDNAAAESNPELVPVDEAGAPATRDRTYFDWAYVCPTHEDYRRGLLEIVEDCADVNGDVRLDDVGFPRQGYCRCDRCTELFDASDYDDWAEWRAEVITDFVAEAAERIPGRAYLTLYPDPYPGHLHERAGLDVDALAEHVDEFVVPLYDTHYGTTYWLETIAKGFVSRLDGLDTPFSVELYAVNVDIDSLIHATEVAEAYANEVFFGYDASQAAAALRRMQADSQEGVTFGGSDGERTE
- the ddh gene encoding D-2-hydroxyacid dehydrogenase, whose amino-acid sequence is MLSRIGVHTSVDVLFPPSVLRDALSDVEPTVEIVETAADLDECDALVTFSYDESFLDADLDWIHSIQSGVDRFPFDRLERRGIALTSSTGIHGDSVGETVVGYMLQFARRLHVHRDNERRREWQFPPWDAPFTLPGESLCVVGLGTLGQGIARRADALGVDVVGVKRTPTPVEHISRVYTPGELQEAIADVRFVAVAVPLTDRTEGSIGADEFGVMREDAYLLNVSRGGVVDDSALLDALRDDELAGAALDVFETEPLPDRSEFWERENVIVTPHAAAANREYYRRVGALVRENVRRLDANETLANHVV
- a CDS encoding helix-turn-helix transcriptional regulator, with translation MDLQPDEFFTGLVEDEGGTLPQKEFTEFTDLSSSTISRILQEMENDGQVVRLQVGRENIVCLPEHVPSDDVTTTGDPDDTDDADDRLRV
- a CDS encoding HalOD1 output domain-containing protein translates to MKGPSTETQADAESLSYSVVESVARHKGTEALSLDPPLYEVLDPDALDVLFTGEGGMRCAGEISFEYSGCWVTVSSDGHVFVEDDSVREPPTS
- a CDS encoding cold-shock protein, translating into MANGKVDFFNDTGGYGFISTEDADDDVFFHMEDVGGEDLTEGTEIEFDIEQAPKGPRATNVVRN
- a CDS encoding aminotransferase family protein, whose amino-acid sequence is MANERARTGGSTDTTAIPHWYDPDSSVPTIVEGEDATVFDDSGTAYLDFQSQLYCVNAGHSNEAIVEAMTEQARRIPYVSSAKHNDTRSALAGRLGEIAPGSLSDVYFAISGSEANETAAQIARVVKDAPKVLTRWQSYHGGTAGAGSLTGDPDTRATLERHAATTGAGKFLPPLPECFDADSPEDLAEQAADHVEFVIRNEGADSVAAILMEPIAGTSGAYTAPPGYFERLREICDEYDVLLISDEVIAGFGRCGEWFGIDTEGVDPDMITFAKGVTSAYVPLAGVVVDEGIGETVRADSFDLGQTFAGHPVGCAAGLAAIEEYEGGLIDNVAEVGPHLESRLRDLEDEYDVVDTVRGRGLLWSVVFADSESGEPLFDPLGTEEGENPVAAVRSAAQEQGTLFGAGRPDVQVIVSPPLCVTEAEIDEAVDALSAGIEETFGG
- a CDS encoding sensor histidine kinase, whose protein sequence is MRSLSKSTLLDDLDDLFFVFDERGTCVEWNRATVDVTGYADGELADMTPDEFFEGDDVDRVLDAVAEVLETGGATVEAKLVTVDGERIPYEFKIRHLSRDDGSDVFAGVGRDVTERHRQRKEIENRMRVLREMYEIIADRHRPFTEQVEALLELGRAELDTEYGSLSEIRGDDYVFEVVDADGDEIEPGDVVPLSATNCEIAASNERTLVLRDVARDAPTETDRLGYTDWGVSCYIGAPVFVDEEVYGTFCFYDTEPRDGQFTEWEVTFVELMSRWVSYELQRQQANERLRRQNEKLERFAAIVSHDLRNPLNVLEGRLELVEETGDPVHFEHCHWAVERMNTLIGDLLTLARAGAVIDETEFVELESIVKRCWGNVPATEATLRVETERTIRADGTRLQQLLENLIRNAVEHVGDTVTVTVGDLPDGFYVADDGPGIPPEERERAFESGYTTLSDGTGFGLPIVREIAEAHGWTVRLTDGPEGGARFEFTGVST
- a CDS encoding sensor histidine kinase, which gives rise to MAPSNRLLPAVGGRRLVGALGGFYVVLAAGYPIVPGAVTPSLTFHLVVGVLVGGPGLVLLYGCYRLPRTEIRPELFPTVARWCLGGIGVVLGVLLLTALAADLTNLVTNVLILTALGSVAGFVAGVYNARAKTRERDLRETVEQLRKSNERLEQFAYAASHDLQEPLRMVSSYLQLLENRYEDELDEEAREFIGFAVGGADRMRVMVERLLEYSRVTNSGDPLEPTDTGAVLRDIRENLRLLIEETGTTITADELPTVSGDSAQLALVFQNLLSNAVKHSGEESPTVHVSAERVDDTWRFSVTDDGIGIAPEYHGRIFEVFQQLHRDEELETDTVGIGLALCERIVERHGGKMWVESDHSEGAAFYFTIPDGHEREPTLLDQSLAST